CCGTTCGATCCACGCCTGATCGTGCGCATCGCCCCCGCCGTGGCCAAGGCCGCGATGGAAGAGGGCGTGGCAACGCGTCCGCTGGCCGACATGGACAACTATGTCGAACAGCTGCAGCAGTTCGTCTACCACTCCGGCGCTTTCATGAAGCCGGTGTTCGCGGCGTCCAAGCGCCTGGTGCGCGAAGGCGCCAAGTCGCGCGTGGTGTTCACGGAAGGCGAAGACGAGCGCGTGCTGCGCGCGGTACAGGTGGTGGTGGACGAAGGCCTGGCCAAGCCCATCCTGGTCGGCCGCCCGGCCGTGCTGGCCGCGCGCATCGAGCGCCTGGGCCTGCGCATCCGCCTGGGCGAGGACGTCGAGGTCACCAATCCCGAATACGACGAGCGCTTCCATCGCTACTGGACCACGTATTGGGAATTGATGTGCCGCCGCGGCATCACCAAGGAAATGGCGCGCGTGGAAATGCGCCGCCGGCTGACGCTGATCGGCGCGATGATGGTCCACCTGGGCGATGCCGACGGCATGATCTGCGGCACGGTCGGCGCGTACGCCGACCACCTGCGCTTCGTCGACGAAGTGATCGGCAAGCGCGCCGGCAGCAACGTCTACGCCGCGATGAGCATCCTGTTGCTGTCCGAGCGTACGGTCGTGCTGGTGGATACGCACATCAACGAGGATCCCACCGCCGAACAGATCGCCGAGTTCACGATCGCCGCCGCGCAGGAAATGAGCCGCCTGAACGTCGCGCCCAAGGTCGCCTTGCTGTCGCGTTCGAACTTCGGTTCCGGCAGTTCGTCGTCGGGCGAGAAGATGCGCGAAGCGCTGCAACTGGTGCGCGAGCGTGCGCCCGAGATCGAAATCGACGGCGAAATGCATGGCGATTGCGCGCTGGACGAAGAACTGCGCCTGCGCATCCTGCCGTCGTCGACGCTGAAAGGAAGTGCCAATCTGTTGGTATGTCCCAACGTCGATTCGGGCAACATCGCGTACAACCTGCTGAAGACGGCGGCTGGCGGGAATGTCGCCGTCGGTCCTTTCCTGCTGGGGGCCAATGCGCCGGTGCATATCCTGACGTCCAGTTCCACGGTGCGCCGTATCGTGAACATGACGGCCCTGGCCGTGGTTGACGCCAACAATCGCCGCTAAGGAAGTCGCGACACGGCCGGCCAGCCATGGCCGGCGCCGGTCCAAGGGGCCGGAGCGCCGGGCAGCAGCCCGGGCTCCGGCCCTTTTCATTGCATCCTGCTCGTTGTATCTTCCGAATCCAATGCGCCGACCGTGGATATCGCGTGGATCGGGAGCGTGCAAAAACATGGCGCGGCGCGATTGATCGAACCGGTTTATGCCGATACGATGCAGCGTAATCCGCGGATGACTCGCGGTCGATTTTTTTGCAGGAGGTCCGAGCATGGCCAGAACAGGTCAGCCCGCATTGCAGCGACAGTTGCAGCGTGGCGGCGAGCTCGATGCTGCTGCGCTGGACAGGGAATCGGTGGCGGACGCCGCCGGCGAATTGCGCGCGGCCTTGTACGTCGCGGACTGCGATCGCGCGCGCAGCAGGTCGGCCGTATTCCGCGCCATCGCCAAGGCGGTGGACTTTCCCATGCACTTCCGCAGTTTCGATGAGTTGTCGGATTGCCTGTCCGACACCGTGCTGGATCAGAAGGTCGGCGTCGTGTTGTGGTTGCACAAGCTGCATTCCGGCGACCCCGCGTTGGAAGAAGACGCGTCGCGCATACTCTCCATCTGCCAGGACGTCACCGAATACGCCCGTGAAAACGGCCGGCTGTTCGCCTATGTCGTGGAACACGCGGGCGCCCACCCCGCGGCGGAACCGGGCGTGGCCGCCGCGCCTTATGGCGAAGCCGACTGAAGCCCGGCGCGATCCCAGTCCAGCAGCGCCGTTGCCGCGGCCGCCAGCGCCAGGCCGGCGGTTTCGGTCCGCAGCACACGTGGCCCAAGGCTGACCACGTCCACCCCGGCGGCGCGCGCGGCGTCGCGCTCCGCGTCCGACCAGCCGCCTTCGGGTCCCACCAGCAGCTCGATCGCCCGCGCGTCCCCGATATCCTGTAGCGCCGCCTTCAGCGGCCGGCCGTTCTCCGGATGGCACAGCAGCCTGAGTCCCGTGGCGGCGGTTTCCAGCCAGCGCGCCAGGGGCATGACCGGATCGATCCGCATCAGCCTGTTGCGCCCGCATTGCTCGCTGGCGGCCGTGGCGATGCGCCGCCAGTGCGCCAGGCGCTTGTCCTGGCGCTCGCCGTTGAGCTGCAGGACGCTGCGCTGCGCGGCGATGGGCACCAGCCGCTGTACGCCCAGCTCAACGGATTTTTCGACGATCCAGTCCATTTTGTCGCCCGACGGCAGGCCCTGGACCAGGGTGATGGTCCCCGCCAGTTCGGCCTCGCGAGCATCGTGCGCGCCCAGCTCGGCATGCACCGCCTTGCCGTTGATCGCCAGCGTCGCCGGATACTCCCCGCCCGTGCCGTCGAACAGCACCGCCGTGTCTCCATCGCGCAGGCGCAGGACGCGCGCGGCATGGTGCGCGATGGCGTCGGGCAGTTCGATGCGCGCATGGGGCGCGAGGGCGAATGAACAATAGAAGCGAGGGCTGGGCATGGGATGTGGGCCTGGGCGGCCATCGTAAACGTGCGGATGTCCGGCGCATCTTACCCGCCGGCGCCCCGCGTCCATCGTCTGGCCGGCCGCGCACTAGTTCGCCCGGGCGAGACCGCGCGGCCGGCCGGCCCCCGGCCGGATGCTAAAATCGTGAGCTCTTCAAACCCCAGGCCCGGCTCCTTTCTATCGCCGCCGGGACAGCGTGTGCAGCGAGCCCTTCCAGAATGAGCAATCCGACCGCCCGACAACCTTCTTTGGCGGATGCCATCCGCGCTTTGGCGATGGACGCCGTACAGCAGGCGAACTCCGGGCACCCGGGTGCTCCCATGGGCATGGCGGAAATCGCGCAGGCGCTGTGGACGCGCCACTTGCGCCACAATCCGGCCGATCCGGCCTGGCCCGGCCGCGACCGCTTCGTGCTGTCCAACGGCCATGGCTCGATGCTGCTTTACTCGCTGCTGCACCTGACGGGCTACGACCTGCCCATCGAAGAGATCAAGCAATTCCGCCAGATGCACTCGCGCACGCCAGGGCATCCGGAAGTCGGCATCACCGCCGGCGTCGAAACCACCACCGGCCCGCTGGGCCAGGGCCTGGGCAATGCCGTCGGCATGGCCTTGGCCGAAGCCCTGCTGGCGGCGGAATTCAACCGCCCCGGCCATGACGTGGTGGATCATCACACCTATGCCTTCGTCGGCGACGGCTGCCTGATGGAAGGCATCTCGCACGAAGTGTGCTCCCTGGCCGGCACGCTGCGCCTGTCCAAGCTCGTCGTGCTGTACGACGACAACGGTATTTCGATCGACGGCAAGGTGGAAGCCTGGTTCGGCGACGACACCGCCAAGCGCTTCGAAGCCTATGGCTGGAACGTGATCCGCGGCGTCGACGGCCACGATGTCGATGCCGTCGATGCCGCCCTGCGCCAGGCACGCGCGAACGCCGCCAGCCATGGCGGGCCGACCCTGATCGCTTGCCGTACCGTCATCGGCAAGGGCGCGCCCAATGTGGCGGGCACCGACAAGGTCCACGGCGCCCCGCTGGGCAAGGACGAAATCGCCGCCACGCGCGCCGCCCTGAACTGGCAGTACGAGCCCTTCGTGATTCCTTCCGAGGTCTACGAAGGCTGGGACGCGCGCCGGGCGGGTTCCGTGGCGCAGAACGAATGGCAGACGCGTTTCGACGCCTATGCGCGCCAGTTCCCCACGGAAGCGGCGGAATTCTCCCGCCGCATGCGTGGCGAACTGCCCGCCGATTTCGCCGACAAGGCGCGCGCCTTCGTAGCCGCCATGGTGGAAAAGGCGGAAACGGTGGCCACCCGCAAGGCCTCGCAGTACGCCATCGGCGCGCTGGCCCAGGCCTTGCCGGAACTGCTGGGCGGCTCGGCCGACCTGACCGGCTCCAACTACACCGACTGGAAGGGCGTGGCGCCGGTGCGCGCCGGCGACAAGGCCATCCAGTTCGGCCGCCACATTAACTACGGCGTGCGCGAATTCGGCATGGCCGCCATCATGAACGGCATTGCCCTGCACGGCGGTTACCTGCCCTTCGGCGGCACCTTCCTGACGTTCTCCGACTACTCGCGCAATGGCCTGCGCATGGCCGCGCTCATGAAGCAGCGGGTGGTGCACGTGTTCACGCACGATTCCATCGGCCTGGGCGAAGACGGCCCGACGCACCAGTCGATCGAGCATGCCAACAGCCTGCGCCTGATTCCGAATCTGTCGGTGTGGCGCCCCTGCGATACCACCGAAACCGCCGTCGCCTGGATCGAGGCGGTCAGCCGTCCGGCCAGCATCGGCATGGCTGTGCACGATGGCGGCCCCAGCGCGCTGCTGCTGTCGCGCCAGAATCTGCCTTTCGTGCCGCGGGACGAGGCCACCCTCGCCGCGATCGCGCGCGGCGGCTATGTGCTGCGCGATGCTTCCGACGCCCGCGCCGTCATCATCGCCACCGGATCGGAAGTCGCCCTGGCGCTCGCAGCACAGGACTTGCTGGCCAAGGAAGGCGTCGCGGTGCGGGTCGTGTCCATGCCCAGCACGGACGTCTTCGACAAACAGGACGCCGCTTGGCGCGCCGCCGTATTGCCCAAGGGCGTGCCGCGCGTCGCCGTCGAGGCCGGCACGACCGGCCTGTGGCATAAATACGTGGGATTGGAAGGCGCGGTCGTCGGTATCGACCGCTATGGCGAGTCGGCGCCGGCCGGCGTGCTGTTCCCCTTCTTCGGCCTGACTGCCGAGAAGGTCGCCGCTGCCGTGAAACAGGTTTTGTAAACGAGGAGATCGAGTCATGACCATACGTGTTGCCATCAACGGCTACGGCCGCATCGGACGCAACGTCCTGCGCGCGCACTATGAAAGCGGCAAGAAGCACGACATCCAGATCGTCGCCATCAACGACCTCGGCGATCCCAAGACCAATGCGCACCTGACGCGCTACGACACGGCGCATGGCCGCTTCCCCGGTACCGTGGAAGTCGACGGTGACTACATGGTCGTCAATGGCGACAAGATCCGCGTGCTGGCCAATCGCAATCCGGCCGAACTGCCCTGGGGCGACCTCAAGGTGGACGTGGTGCTGGAATGCACCGGCTTCTTCACCAGCAAGGAAAAGGCCAGCGCGCACCTGAAGGGCGGCGCCAAGAAGGTGATCATCTCCGCGCCCGGCGGCAAGGACGTCGACGCCACCGTCGTGTACGGCGTGAACCACCAGACACTGAAGGCCGAGCACACCGTCATTTCCAACGCGTCCTGCACCACCAACTGCCTGGCCCCGCTGGTCAAGCCGCTGCATGACGAACTGGGCGTGGTGTCGGGCCTGATGACGACGATCCACTCCTACACCAACGACCAGGTGCTGACCGACGTCTACCACGAAGACCTGCGTCGCGCCCGTTCGGCCACCATGAGCATGATCCCCACCAAGACCGGCGCCGCCGCGGCGGTGGGCCTGGTGCTGCCGGAGCTAAACGGCAAGCTGGATGGCTTCGCGATCCGCGTGCCGACCATCAACGTGTCGATCGTCGACCTGTCCTTCATCGCCAAGCGCGAGACGTCGGTCGAGGAAGTGAACGGTATCCTGAAGGCCGCCTCGCAGGGCGCGCTAAAGGGCATCCTGGAATACAACACCGAACCGCTGGTCTCGGTGGACTACAACCACAACCCGGCATCGAGCACGGTCGACGCCACGTTGACCAAGGTGTCCGGCTCGCTGGTCAAGGTGTCGTCGTGGTACGACAACGAGTGGGGCTTCAGCAACCGCATGCTGGACACGACCGTTGCGCTCATGAACGCTAAATAGGCCCACCCCGGCAGGAAGATTCTGCCCGCAAGAAACGGGTGCCCTCGGATCGCGGACGCCGAGGATCCGGGTCCCCCGGTCCTCCAGCGTCGCCCCCTGGAGGGGGAAGCGCGCAGCGCTTCGGGGGTGGGCCGTCTTCTCTCGGGCAATGGCAAAGGGACGGTCGACGTTCCTTTTTTTTGCATAGCGTGGGAATGATGGGGAGGAGTTTTTCATGTCCAAGGTAAATACTTTGTCCGCGCTGGCCAAGGCCGGCGCGCTGAAAGGCAAGCGCGTTTTCATCCGTGCCGATTTCAACGTGCCGCTCGATGACGCCGGCAACATCACGGAAGACACGCGCATCCGCGCCTCCGTGCCGGGCATCCGCATGGCGCTGGATGCCGGCGCAGCGGTGATGGTGACTTCCCACCTGGGGCGGCCCAAGGAAGGCCAGCTCACCGACGCCGACAGCCTGGCACCCGTGGGTCGCCGCCTGTCCGAGCTGCTGGGCAGCCCCGTCCCGCTGGTACGCGACTGGGTGGATGGCGTGCAGGTGGCACCGGGCCAGGTCGTCCTGCTGGAAAACTGCCGGGTGAACCCCGGCGAAAAGAAAAACGACGAAGCCCTGTCGCGCAAGATGGCCGCGCTGTGCGACGTCTATGTCAACGATGCGTTCGGCACCGCCCATCGCGCCGAAGCCACGACCTACGGCATCGCCCGTTTCGCGCCGGTGGCATGCGCCGGCCCCTTGCTGGAGGCCGAGCTGGACGCGCTGGGCCGCGCCTTGCACGAACCCAAGCGGCCGCTGGTCGCCATCGTGGGCGGCTCCAAAGTGTCCACCAAGCTGAGCATCCTGCAGTCCCTGGCGAGCAAGGTCGACCAACTGGTGGTGGGCGGCGGTATCGCCAATACCTTCATGCTGGCGGCGGGCAAGTCCATCGGCAAATCGCTGGCCGAGCCGGACCAGAAGAACGAAGCAGTGGCCGTCATCGACATCATGCGCAAGCGCGGTGCGGATGTACCCATTCCGACGGACGTGGTCTGCGCTCCGAGCTTCGGCGCGGACGCGCCGGCGACGGTCAAGGCCGCCGACGCGATCGGCGCCGACGACATGGTGCTGGACATCGGCCCGCAGACCGCGCAGGCGCTGGCGGACATCCTGAAGAAGGCGGGCACCATCGTGTGGAACGGGCCGGTGGGCGTGTTCGAGTTCGAACAGTTCTCGCACGGGACCGAGGTGATCGCCCGCGCGATCGCCGAATCGTCGGCGTTTTCCATCGCCGGCGGCGGCGATACCCTGGCGGCGATCGCCAAGTTCGGCATCACGGACAAGGTGGGCTATATCTCTACCGGCGGCGGCGCCTTCCTGGAGTTCCTGGAAGGCAAGACGCTGCCCGCGGTGGAGATCCTGCAGCAGCGGGCCGGCTGATCGGAATACGCCGCGCGCCTGGGCGCGCGGCTAGCCCCGGCTGGCCAGCCAGCGGCGCACGCCGGGATGATCCCACTGGGCCTGGGCATACTCCCGTAGCGTTTCCGGCAGTTCATCGCCGGGGACCGCCAGGCGATTGAGCATCAGCGCCAGATCCAGATCGGCCAGCGACCAGGCGCCGAACAGGTGCGCCTGCCCCTGGGCGAGCAGGGAGCTGGCCACCCGTACCAGCCGCGCGGCGTCGCACAAGCCGGCGTCGCTCAGGGGCGCGGGTCGCGCGCCTTCGAAAACCACTTCGGTGGGACGATCGCGGCGCAGGGCGTGCAGGTCGCTGCGCAGCCAGGATTGCACCTGCCGCGCCTGTGCGCGCGGACGCGGATCGGCGGGATACAGGGTCGCGTACTCGGGCGGCGGAAATGCCTGCTCCAGGTATTCGGCGATGGCGCTCGATTCGCTCAGGTAGAAATCCAGATGTGCCAGCACCGGCACCTTGCCGATGGGCGAACGGTGCAGGAAAGGCGCGGTACGCTGGTCGCCCTGCTCCAGATCGATCTGCCTGACCTCGAAGTCCAGCCCTTTTTCCTCCAGGGCCACGTACGCCGACAACGCGTAGGGGCTCAGGAATTGGGCGTCGACATATAGGGTCAGCGGTACGGCCACGGTCTCCTCCAGGTTTATCCACGCGAACGTTGGACTGGACCGGTCGCGCGTATACAGATACTAGCAGCGCGCGGGCCGGTGCGCTGGCGACAGGAAGAGCAGGTCGTCAGGCGGACAGGACGGCGCGGTTGCGGCCGCGCTGCTTGGCCCGGTACAAGGCGTGATCGGCGCTTTCGATGACCGCCTGGATGTCCGCGTCGCGCGCGCTGGCGACGGCGATGCCCAGGCTGATGGTGATGCGTATGGTCACGTGGTGATAGTCGATGGGCGTTTCCTGCACGTTCCGGCGCATGCGCTCGGCCGTGGCCAGGACGGCATTGGGGGAGGCGCCGGCCAGCAGGATGACGAACTCCTCGCCGCCGAAGCGGGCGACCAGGTCATTTTCACGGACCGAGCCGGTCAGTATCTCGCCGACCTTGCGGATGGTGGCGTCGCCGGCCCCGTGGCCATGGTTGTCGTTGACCAGCTTGAAGAAATCGATATCGGCCATGATGACCGCGACCTGGCCCATGCGCGAACTCTGCTCGGCCATCAGCATGGCGGCGGCGTAGAGGAAGGAGCGGCGGTTGAGCAGGCCGGACAGCGGGTCGATGCCGGCGGCCTTGCGCAGTTCGCTGATCTCCTGCACGTAGCGCTGTTCCTCGATCTGGGCGCGGCGCTGGGCATGCTCGGCGCGCGCCTGCTCGACGTCCAGGCGCCGCATCAGCGAACGCAGCGCGGCGGAGAGGTCGACGATTTCGCGGGCACCGGCCAGACGGGGCAGCATGGTGACCGTCTCGTCCCGGCCCAGGCGGCTGGCGGCCTCGGTCAACGCGCGCAGCGGCCGCGCGATGCGCTTGGCGATGGTCCACATGAGGGCGATGCCGGCGATGCTGATCAGCACGCTCAGGATCAGCACGCGCCACTCCAGCCGCCGGACGGCCGCGTAGGCATCGCGGGACGGCTGCTGCGCGACGATGATCCAGTTGCGGCCAGGGTAGTCGCGATAGCCGGACGCCAGGGCGTAGCCCGTCAGCATTTCGCCCTGGTCCGTCTGCAGCTCGAAGTAGCCCTGGCGGGAGGCGCGCATCTCGGCGATCCGTTCGTCGGAGAAAGGCCGGCTACCCAGCCGCGGGCCCAGCAGCATGGTGCCGTCCGAAGACAGTATCCACAGGTCGCGGACGCCGCCGGATGTGTCGGCCTCCAGCATGGTGCGCCGGACGTCCGCGGCCCAGGTCCAGCTCAGGTGCGCGCCCAGGACGCCCACGAGCCGGCCCCGGTCGACGATGGGGGCGGAAATCTCCACGAAGCGGAAGCCTTTGCCGCGCGGTCGGCCCAGCAGTTCGTTAAGCATGTTGGATTCGCGGACGTCGCCGATGTTGGGCGCCTCCCGGCCCCGCTTGAACCACATGCGATCGGCGACGGAACTGCCTTCCAGCTTGCCCTGCGTGGAGACGACAACGTTGCCCGCCGGGTCGGTGACTCCCATCCAGGCATAGTCCGTCATCGATTGCTGGCGGCCGGTCAGCAGGCCACGCAGTGCGGCGGGCTCCATGGTACGGGTGGTCGGCGCTTCCGCCAGGTTGCGGATTTCGCGGAAGCGCTCGAACATGTCGCGGTCCAGCGTGCGCGCCATGGCGCTGGCGATATCCGCCACGTGCTGCTCGATCAGGTCCCGCGTCTGGCGCTGGCCCATGTAGGCCGCACCGCCGGCCGCCGCCGCCACGAGGGCCAGACAGAGGGTACCGGCCAGCAGTAGGATCTGCTGCTGGATCGTGAGGGTTTGGCGACGGAGCAAGCCTGCTGCCTGGCTGATATGAACGGCACTCATTCTGTCGCAAAGCCCGTCGTCGCGCTACATTTTGTTCCCGCAAACTGCCGCTCGGTGCAATCCCCCTGACGGCTGATCGCCGGACCGCTGCTGCCGGTGTAGCGTTCTGGTAGCCATGCGGTCGCCTTACATTGAAAACAGGCCATCCACCCCGATATATCCACTATCTGAAAGTTTATGACCCGGTCTCCGGGAACGGGCGCTATGGAGTTCAAAGACTATTACGACATTCTGGGCGTGGAACGCGGCGTGGGCGACGATGAGCTCCGCCGTGCCTATCGCAAGTTGGCGCGGCAATACCATCCCGACGTCAGCACCGAGCCCAACGCGGAAGCGCGCATGCGCGACATCAACGAGGCCTACGACGTCCTGCGCGACGCGGAAAAGCGCGCCGCCTATGACGACCTGGCGGCCGGCGTAAGCGCGGGCGGCGGGCATCGGCCGCCGCCGGGGTGGGACCAGGGCTTCGAGTTCACGTCGAACAATGGGGCTGAAGATGCCGACTTCAGCGAGTTCTTCTCGTCGCTGTTCGGCAACGCGACCCGCAAGCGGACGCGCGGATTCCGCGCGCGCGGCGAGGACCACCACGCCACCATCGAAGTCGACCTGGAAGACGCCCTGCATGGCGCCGAGCGGGAGATCAGCTTGAGGTCCATGAAAATGGACGAGCAGGGACGTCCGCGGCTGCAGGAGCGCAAGCTCAGCGTGAAGATACCCCCCGGTATCCGCGAAGGCCAGCGCATCCGCCTGGCCGGGCAGGGCATGGCCGGCTACGCGGGCGGCGGCGCGGGTGACCTGTATCTTGAAGTCCGGCTCAAGCCGCACCGCCTGTACCGCGTCGACGGCCGCGACCTGTCCTTGACCTTGCCCGTGGCGCCCTGGGAAGCGGCGCTGGGCGCCTCCGTGACGGCGCCCACGCCGGCCGGTCCGGTGGAGGTCGCGATACCCGCGGGGTCGCGCAATGGCGGCAAGCTGCGCCTGAAGGGACGCGGGTTGCCCGGCAAGCCGCCGGGCGATCTGTACCTGGAGCTGGAAGTGGTACTGCCTCCGGCCAATACGCCGGCGATGCAGGAGGCCTATCGCAACCTGCAGCGCCAGGCGCCTTTCGATCCGCGCGCCAACCTGGGCAGGTAGGGGACGCTGGCGGGACGTCGCCCGGCGCCGGGGCGGCAGCGGGGGAATATGCGCGTAGGCGCCGGCGGACGGTATAGTAGGCCGTCCCCCTATCCACCCCTTATCCGCCGGTCAGGTGTCCTTCATGAGCAATACCGTCACGCGCCTTGCGCGCCGCCATCCCGATGAACTGATCGTGGGCCTGGTGTCCGTGTCCGACCGGGCGTCGCAGGGCGCCTACCAGGACCAGGGCATCCCCGCGCTGCGGGAGTGGCTGGGGCAGGCCCTGACGTCGCCCTGGCAGGCGGTGGACCGCCTGATTCCCGACGAACGGGACGGGATTTCCGCCACCTTGATCGAACTCGTGGACCAGGCCGGGTGCGATCTCGTCCTGACCACCGGCGGTACCGGACCGGCGCGCCGGGACGTCACGCCGGAAGCCACGCTGGCGGTCGCCACGCGCGAAATGCCGGGCTTCGGCGAGCAGATGCGGCAGATCAGCCTCAAGTTCGTCCCGACGGCCATTCTTTCGCGGCAGGTGGCGGTATTGCGGGAAACCGCCGACCATGCGGCGCTGATCATCAACCTGCCGGGCCAGCCCAAGGCCATCAAGGAAACCCTGGAAGGACTGCGCGGGCAGGACGGCGCGGTGTCCGTGCCGGGGATATTCGCGGCCGTGCCATATTGCATCGACCTGATCGGCGGTCCGTACATGGAAACGCGCCCCGACGTGGTCAAGGCCTTCAGGCCGAAGTCGGCGATACGCGGCTGACGCCGCGCGCCCCTGGTGTGCCCGTGCGCTATAGTCCGGGATCGTTTTCGATCTTCAAGGATGTCCCGATGATCCGTCGTTTAGGCGTCGCCGGCGCCGTACTGGCCCTGGCGGCCTGCACGTCCCCCAATGACCTGATGAAAAAAGACCCCGTGTTCTTTGGCCACACGACCAAATCGCCGAAGTCCTATGCGCAATGCGTGGCGGATGGGTGGCGAGGGCAGGGCGAGCAGGTGCGGGTAGTAGCCATCGACAATGGCTACGACGTCCTGCAGGACGCTACCCTGGGACTCAGTTCCGCGCTGCGTGTCATCCAGTACGCCAACGGCACGGTGGACATACGCATGGTCTCGCGCTCGACGTATGGCGCGCAGAACCTGGTGCAGACCGCCAATCTTTGCATGTAGGGATGTAGGGCCCGGCCGGCCTTCAGGACCGCGCGGCTTGTGCCGGCGCGGCAGCGGGGCCGGCCGTCAGATGGGCGTAGTGGGTCTGCGCCGCTTCCAGCGCCTGTGTCAGGTGCTCGTACAGCCGGCGCTGTTCTTCCACGAAGTCGTCGAACTTGATCTGGGCGTGGGCGTAGGAAAGCCCGGTGTGTCGCAAGCTGCTGATGAACGCCGCGCGTGACCGGCCCAGCAACTGCCAGCCCCGGTCCGCCAGGGCGAGCTGTTTCTGGACCTCCGCGACGCGCGCGGCCGCCGCGCGCAATTCCTGTTCGGTAGCCATGGCTGGCCGGGTGATTCCGCAAAGCCGCAACCTTACCGCAAGTACCGGCGCGGCATTCGATCGAAATCAGGCCGAAACGGCGGCTGTTCCTAGCGACGATAGGCCGGCGCGCCCTGGCGGGCAACCGGCGTGGCATCCTTGTGGCGGAAATTGATGCGCCCCTTGGTCAGGTCGTAGGGCGACATTTCCAGGGTGACGCGATCGCCAGCCAGGATACGGATACGGTGCTTGCGCAGGCGGCCGGACGCGTACGCGCCGACTTCCACGCCATTGTCCAACGTGACGCGGTAGCGGGCGTCGGGCAGTACTTCGTCGACGATGCCGTCGAGTTCGATCAGTTCTTCTTTCGCCATGAAAAGTCTCCAGAAAAGAGCAGTGGCCGCGGCCTGGGGTGGACGCGGCCTGGGGCCTGGGCGGGCCGGTGCGTCGGGGACGCGGGGATTAAGGGCAAGGACGCTGGCCGTCGAGGCCGCTGAACCCGCCAGGGCGGGCGCTTGGTCGCAGCGGCCCGGTCGGCGCGCTGGAAGAAGCTGGTGGTGCGGCGGAGCCGCAAAAATGGCCGGAACTACCCAGGCCGATCCGACCTTCGCAAGGTCGGCGCGCACTCAGGCGAGCAAGCCGAATCTATCGAAGATCAACAAGCAATAGAGTCTAGTCTAATTTTACCCTGGTGTAAACCCTAAATCACAGGCCCCTACCAGCGAAATGGTCATTTTGGCGCCGGTTCCCGGACGGGAGTATTCTGCGCGTCGCCTTTGCGCCTACCCCGCGCGACCGGCGTCATTGCCGCCCCGCGACACATCATCGCGGTATATCGAGAGACAACCTTTCCTATAACGAGTCTAGGCATGTGGATTCTGCTATTGCTGCCGTTCATCGGCTTGCTCTGGGTGCCCTTCTATAACGAGACACTACCCGAGCTGTTCGGTTTCCCCTTCTTCTATTGGTACCAGTTGCTCTGGGTACCGATCACGGCTTTGCTGACGTGGATCGTCTACCGCAGCCAACGCCACCGGGGAGACGAATAATGAACGACCTCGCCCAAATCAACTGGACCGCCTTGAGCGTGTTCATTTTCTTCTTCGTGCTCGTCACCGTCATGGGTTTCGCCGCCTCGCGCTGGCAGCGGGG
This genomic interval from Bordetella genomosp. 8 contains the following:
- the yfcF gene encoding glutathione transferase, with protein sequence MAVPLTLYVDAQFLSPYALSAYVALEEKGLDFEVRQIDLEQGDQRTAPFLHRSPIGKVPVLAHLDFYLSESSAIAEYLEQAFPPPEYATLYPADPRPRAQARQVQSWLRSDLHALRRDRPTEVVFEGARPAPLSDAGLCDAARLVRVASSLLAQGQAHLFGAWSLADLDLALMLNRLAVPGDELPETLREYAQAQWDHPGVRRWLASRG
- a CDS encoding phosphoglycerate kinase, which gives rise to MSKVNTLSALAKAGALKGKRVFIRADFNVPLDDAGNITEDTRIRASVPGIRMALDAGAAVMVTSHLGRPKEGQLTDADSLAPVGRRLSELLGSPVPLVRDWVDGVQVAPGQVVLLENCRVNPGEKKNDEALSRKMAALCDVYVNDAFGTAHRAEATTYGIARFAPVACAGPLLEAELDALGRALHEPKRPLVAIVGGSKVSTKLSILQSLASKVDQLVVGGGIANTFMLAAGKSIGKSLAEPDQKNEAVAVIDIMRKRGADVPIPTDVVCAPSFGADAPATVKAADAIGADDMVLDIGPQTAQALADILKKAGTIVWNGPVGVFEFEQFSHGTEVIARAIAESSAFSIAGGGDTLAAIAKFGITDKVGYISTGGGAFLEFLEGKTLPAVEILQQRAG
- the mog gene encoding molybdopterin adenylyltransferase gives rise to the protein MSNTVTRLARRHPDELIVGLVSVSDRASQGAYQDQGIPALREWLGQALTSPWQAVDRLIPDERDGISATLIELVDQAGCDLVLTTGGTGPARRDVTPEATLAVATREMPGFGEQMRQISLKFVPTAILSRQVAVLRETADHAALIINLPGQPKAIKETLEGLRGQDGAVSVPGIFAAVPYCIDLIGGPYMETRPDVVKAFRPKSAIRG
- a CDS encoding sensor domain-containing diguanylate cyclase yields the protein MLRRQTLTIQQQILLLAGTLCLALVAAAAGGAAYMGQRQTRDLIEQHVADIASAMARTLDRDMFERFREIRNLAEAPTTRTMEPAALRGLLTGRQQSMTDYAWMGVTDPAGNVVVSTQGKLEGSSVADRMWFKRGREAPNIGDVRESNMLNELLGRPRGKGFRFVEISAPIVDRGRLVGVLGAHLSWTWAADVRRTMLEADTSGGVRDLWILSSDGTMLLGPRLGSRPFSDERIAEMRASRQGYFELQTDQGEMLTGYALASGYRDYPGRNWIIVAQQPSRDAYAAVRRLEWRVLILSVLISIAGIALMWTIAKRIARPLRALTEAASRLGRDETVTMLPRLAGAREIVDLSAALRSLMRRLDVEQARAEHAQRRAQIEEQRYVQEISELRKAAGIDPLSGLLNRRSFLYAAAMLMAEQSSRMGQVAVIMADIDFFKLVNDNHGHGAGDATIRKVGEILTGSVRENDLVARFGGEEFVILLAGASPNAVLATAERMRRNVQETPIDYHHVTIRITISLGIAVASARDADIQAVIESADHALYRAKQRGRNRAVLSA
- the infA gene encoding translation initiation factor IF-1, which produces MAKEELIELDGIVDEVLPDARYRVTLDNGVEVGAYASGRLRKHRIRILAGDRVTLEMSPYDLTKGRINFRHKDATPVARQGAPAYRR
- a CDS encoding DnaJ C-terminal domain-containing protein, with amino-acid sequence MEFKDYYDILGVERGVGDDELRRAYRKLARQYHPDVSTEPNAEARMRDINEAYDVLRDAEKRAAYDDLAAGVSAGGGHRPPPGWDQGFEFTSNNGAEDADFSEFFSSLFGNATRKRTRGFRARGEDHHATIEVDLEDALHGAEREISLRSMKMDEQGRPRLQERKLSVKIPPGIREGQRIRLAGQGMAGYAGGGAGDLYLEVRLKPHRLYRVDGRDLSLTLPVAPWEAALGASVTAPTPAGPVEVAIPAGSRNGGKLRLKGRGLPGKPPGDLYLELEVVLPPANTPAMQEAYRNLQRQAPFDPRANLGR
- a CDS encoding DUF3311 domain-containing protein — its product is MWILLLLPFIGLLWVPFYNETLPELFGFPFFYWYQLLWVPITALLTWIVYRSQRHRGDE